A genomic stretch from Alosa sapidissima isolate fAloSap1 chromosome 3, fAloSap1.pri, whole genome shotgun sequence includes:
- the LOC121705857 gene encoding uncharacterized protein LOC121705857, translating to MHWLPLVAMVIASALPFPPSPLTRLVAATTNSSQSFDNHLLDSSNSSFLEAGSSTPVQVPVDNISHGNVFQKDYNMAARKEGEASQRRAVDHVQSTLEDFSSLSYKKQREQMAKRKLNQKPLKAKHMLKSSTDLGESEQQASSNGQSIRQQDTGDYVMHGLKSQGDHSNHDDHTSLDSKPKLSQFGSQDKTDSLDAQHSGETGLLEAETARHSMQDSVALSTAHTSESRIGRPQPVLDTGGSTLEQRGAPEESQAQEVTARDTEETQRGVFTGSAPSLADGGLLDDEDLRFLDSHPRVLFSSSPVPPKHPPLLLILERDLLAGHEPGAEDRDWEDEEGVDVGGTAAGSPQDGKDVLGSAAKPPRRRSRRSAQVQHHSYEPLSMCAEESTWVTDKRTAIDLKHETVKIVPEIPTLSGPIKQYFYETSCRVDHAAQGYAHAASNTTGPSMEAGRSCIGVDKRQWNSSCQTKQSYVRALTGDDKRRRWTWIRINSSCVCVLSRVTKSRPVRVQGKR from the coding sequence ATGCACTGGCTTCCTCTGGTTGCCATGGTGATTGCCTCGGCCTTGCCTTTCCCTCCAAGCCCTCTGACCAGGCTTGTTGCTGCTACGACCAACTCTAGCCAAAGCTTTGACAACCACCTCCTGGATAGCAGCAACAGCAGTTTCTTGGAGGCTGGGTCGAGCACTCCTGTACAGGTGCCTGTGGACAACATTTCCCATGGTAATGTTTTCCAAAAGGACTACAATATGGCTGCCAGGAAGGAGGGTGAAGCCTCCCAGCGCAGAGCAGTTGACCATGTTCAGAGCACCTTGGAGGACTTCAGCTCATTGTCCTACAAGAAGCAGAGGGAGCAAATGGCCAAGAGGAAGCTCAATCAAAAACCTTTAAAAGCTAAACATATGCTGAAGAGCAGCACTGACCTTGGTGAGTCAGAGCAGCAGGCCAGTAGTAATGGCCAAAGCATCAGGCAACAGGACACTGGGGACTATGTAATGCATGGTTTAAAAAGCCAAGGGGACCACAGTAACCACGATGACCATACATCACTGGACTCCAAACCAAAGCTTAGTCAGTTTGGCTCACAGGACAAAACTGACAGTTTGGATGCACAGCACTCAGGTGAGACAGGACTACTAGAAGCAGAGACAGCTCGTCACAGCATGCAGGACAGCGTGGCACTGAGTACAGCTCACACTTCTGAGTCCAGAATAGGTCGACCACAGCCGGTGTTGGACACAGGGGGCAGCACACTAGAGCAGAGGGGAGCGCCAGAGGAAAGCCAAGCACAGGAGGTCACCGCGAGAGACACTGAGGAGACGCAGAGAGGAGTGTTCACGGGATCGGCTCCGAGCCTCGCCGACGGGGGCCTGCTGGACGACGAGGACCTTCGGTTCCTGGACTCGCACCCGCGCGTGCTCTTCTCCTCGTCCCCGGTGCCCCCCAAGCACCCACCGCTGCTGCTCATACTGGAGAGAGACCTGCTGGCGGGGCACGAGCCGGGAGCTGAGGACAGGGACtgggaggacgaggagggggtCGATGTCGGCGGCACGGCGGCGGGTTCTCCCCAGGACGGGAAGGACGTCTTGGGGAGCGCGGCCAAGCCGCCGCGGCGGAGGAGTCGGCGCAGCGCCCAGGTGCAGCACCACAGCTACGAGCCACTGTCGATGTGCGCCGAGGAAAGCACCTGGGTGACGGACAAGCGAACGGCCATAGACCTCAAACACGAGACGGTCAAAATCGTGCCCGAGATCCCCACGCTGAGTGGCCCCATCAAACAGTACTTCTACGAGACGAGCTGCCGCGTGGACCACGCGGCCCAGGGCTACGCCCATGCCGCCTCCAACACCACGGGCCCCAGCATGGAGGCCGGCCGCAGCTGCATCGGGGTGGACAAGCGCCAGTGGAACAGCAGCTGCCAGACCAAGCAGTCGTATGTGCGCGCGCTCACTGGCGACGACAAGAGACGCCGCTGGACCTGGATCCGCATCAACTCgtcgtgcgtgtgcgtgctgtCGCGGGTCACCAAGAGCCGGCCAGTGAGGGTACAAGGGAAAAGATGA